GATTTGTCACGGTGGCTGGGTTGCGACCATGATGGACATGGTCCTGCCGCTGACCGCGCGTTTTTCCGTGCCCGATCTCGCCGATCATTTCCTGCTGACCGTCAACATGGCGGTCGACTATCTCGGCTCTGCGCGTTTGGGCGCATGGGTCGAAGGACGGGGGCAGGTTCTCAAACGCACCGGCCGCATGGTGTTCACGCAGGGTCTGCTGACTGTGGACGGTGAACCGATCGCACGGGCCAGCGGCATCTTTCGGATCGGTCCGACTGCGCCGCCGATCGACGAGTTGGGTGGTTAATCCAGCCTCTCCGCCAAAATCGCTTTCACAGTCATTCGCCATCATCCAACAAATGCTGATAAAGCACGGGATTTATTAGAGTTTTGTTCGGCTCTGATCGTCGCCGTTCGCAGTCGTCCGGAAACGGATGTGGGACTGAGTGTGGGACTGGAGCTCGGCGCCGGGCTTTAAACGCGGCGGTCGCCGTGCTAATTTCCGGGCATGGGAAAGCTGACCGCGACCATTATCAGCGCGCTATCCGAGCCCGGTCGCTATCCAGATGGCGACGGTCTCTATCTCAAAGTCTCGCCTTCGGGCGGGAAGAGCTGGGTTTTGCGTATCCAGGTGGACGGGACCCGGCGCGATATCGGTCTCGGTGAAG
The DNA window shown above is from Sphingomonas paeninsulae and carries:
- a CDS encoding PaaI family thioesterase, which encodes MTQSETKTADRVPSGFRPLALTDGFIGHNGPVYIDRTGAEPVFGFSIRDTHCNPMAICHGGWVATMMDMVLPLTARFSVPDLADHFLLTVNMAVDYLGSARLGAWVEGRGQVLKRTGRMVFTQGLLTVDGEPIARASGIFRIGPTAPPIDELGG